The Panicum virgatum strain AP13 chromosome 5K, P.virgatum_v5, whole genome shotgun sequence genome has a window encoding:
- the LOC120706644 gene encoding peroxidase 2-like, translated as MKVSAVVLVLGAFQAAAAAMVQATAPRTPTVGYYNDKCNGSVEGIVRDTVKAALNADITKGAALVRLFFHDCFVRGCDGSVLLDPTYANPYPEKTSGANIGLRGFDVIDAIKANLESACPSTVSCADILAFAARDASRYLSNGGIDYAVPAGRLDGVVSSATDAENNLPGSTFDVAKLISNFAAKGFTPEELVILSGAHSIGRAHCSSFRDRLSAPSGEINPYFRDNVLAKDCGAGPAADPTVENNIRDQNATALGNLTSYVVPASGGASLDNSYYINNLNNLVLFHSDWAIVGSNATMRHVHEYADNGTLWNLDFADALVKLSKLAMPPGSTGEIRKTCRATNY; from the exons ATGAAGGTGTCCGCTGTTGTTCTGGTGCTGGGGGccttccaggccgccgccgccgccatggtgcAGGCGACGGCGCCGCGCACCCCGACGGTCGGCTACTACAACGACAAATGCAACGGCAGCGTTGAGGGTATCGTCAGAGATACCGTCAAGGCGGCCCTCAACGCCGACATTACCAAGGGTGCTGCACTTGTCAGGCTGTTCTTCCATGACTGCTTCGTCAGG GGTTGCGATGGTTCTGTCCTTCTGGATCCGACGTACGCAAATCCCTATCCAGAAAAGACGTCTGGCGCCAACATCGGTCTCCGAGGCTTCGACGTGATCGACGCCATCAAGGCCAACCTGGAGAGCGCCTGCCCCAGCACCGTCTCCTGCGCCGACATCCTCGCGTTCGCGGCCCGCGACGCGTCGAGGTACCTCAGCAACGGCGGCATCGACTACGCCGTCCCGGCCGGCCGCCTGGACGGCGTCGTCTCGTCGGCCACGGACGCCGAGAACAACCTCCCGGGCTCCACGTTCGACGTCGCCAAGCTCATCAGCAACTTCGCCGCCAAGGGCTTCACCCCCGAGGAGCTGGTCATCCTCTCCGGCGCGCACTCCATCGGCCGCGCGCACTGCTCCTCCTTCCGCGACCGCCTCTCCGCGCCGTCCGGCGAGATCAACCCCTACTTCCGCGACAACGTCCTCGCCAAGGACTGCGgcgccgggccggcggcggaccCGACGGTGGAGAACAACATCCGCGACCAGAACGCGACGGCGCTGGGGAACCTGACGAGCTACGTCGtgccggccagcggcggcgcgtccCTGGACAACAGCTACTACATCAACAACCTCAACAACCTGGTGCTGTTCCACTCCGACTGGGCGATCGTCGGCAGCAACGCGACGATGCGGCACGTCCACGAGTACGCCGACAACGGGACGCTGTGGAACCTCGACTTCGCCGACGCGCTGGTCAAGCTGAGCAAGCTGGCCATGCCGCCGGGGAGCACCGGGGAGATCAGGAAGACGTGCCGTGCCACTAACTACTGA